From the genome of Aliarcobacter lanthieri:
TTCGTGACCAATAAAGAGCGATGATACCTATAATTGCTGAAGCTAAAAATGTAGCTAACTCAATACCAAAATCTAAAGCTAAAAAGATAGTTCTTAAATCATAAACTATTGCTCCTCCTAATGCACAATATTTTAAAGTATGTTTTGGAACATTAAAAACCATTCCAAATCCAATAGATGCACAAGCAGCAAATATAGCTTCAATTAAAAGTTTAAAAATTAGATCCATATTTATCCTTTGAATCCTAAAATTGTAAATGCTAAAATAATACCTATACAAGTGGATAAAGTAAGAATCATTCCATCCATCCATCTACCCCATCCCATCATCATATATCCTTTAAATGAATCCAATATAGAGTTTACAAAAGCAAATCCAGGAGCTAGAAGTAAAACACTGGCTGCCATCGCTATATTTGGAGTTTCACTAAAACCATATACTTTTGAAAGGCCAGCAATTATTGTAGCAACAAAAGCAGTTATTCCAAAACTTATAATCATCACAAATCTTCTTTTTGCTAGCTCTTGTCTTGTAAACATTGCAATACTAGAAGCTATAAAAGTAATTGTAAGAGCCATGATATCTCCACCTTGTAAATATGCAAAGCTAGAGCAAGCAAGTCCTACCATAAAAATAACTAACCATCTATTATAATAGTTTGGTTCAATATTTTTTAAAATAGTATACAAATAGTGTATATCATGGTCATTTCTTTCCATTTGTAAAACTATTTTTTGAATTTCACAAACAATACTCATATTGATAGGTTTATGGTGTACTCTTCTAGTTGTAGTTACTGATCTTCCATGATATAAAGTTGTTAAAACAATTGCTGATGGAATAAGTGAAATTTCAACAGAATTTGCACCTAATGCTTTACCAAGTCTTTGGGCTGTTTGTTCTATTAAAATACTTTCTGCTCCATATTCACTCATTAAAACAGCTGCTTTTATAATACCTCTTGTTATGATTGATTGATCTTCGTGAGATAAATTTTCCATTGTTTTCTTTTCATTTTGAATTTATGAAATTATACAAATTTTGTTATAATAAAGGTTTTAAGGATAAGAATGAAAACAATAACAGAATTTTTTCTAAAAAAAAATATATTATTTAAAGACTTTAAAGAAGTTTTACCAAAAGAGTTAAATAGTAGAAAAAAGATACAGATTTATGTCGGAACTACAATAGATTTGAAATTTTATGCGATATTTGTAGTGGATAGTAAAAGCAGATTTATACGAAAGAATGCAGATGAATTAATATCTTTAACAAATACTTTAAGCTCTTATTTGGCTCACAATTTTAAAGTCAAAGAACTATTTATTAGTAGTCCACTTTGTTCAAAAGCAAAAGAGTATTTAAAAAATAGTGGTTGGAGTGTAAGAGTTGATTTTATGTGATATTGGAAATACGACTTTTCATTTTTTAATAGATGGAAAACATAAAAAATATTTTTTAGATGAAAAAATACCAAAGTTTAAAGATGAGATTTTTTATATAAGTGTTAATGAAAAAGCTACAAAAAAGTTACTTAAAAAAAATCCACAAGCAAAAAATTTATCAAATATTATAAAATT
Proteins encoded in this window:
- a CDS encoding threonine/serine ThrE exporter family protein translates to MENLSHEDQSIITRGIIKAAVLMSEYGAESILIEQTAQRLGKALGANSVEISLIPSAIVLTTLYHGRSVTTTRRVHHKPINMSIVCEIQKIVLQMERNDHDIHYLYTILKNIEPNYYNRWLVIFMVGLACSSFAYLQGGDIMALTITFIASSIAMFTRQELAKRRFVMIISFGITAFVATIIAGLSKVYGFSETPNIAMAASVLLLAPGFAFVNSILDSFKGYMMMGWGRWMDGMILTLSTCIGIILAFTILGFKG